One Methylosarcina fibrata AML-C10 DNA segment encodes these proteins:
- a CDS encoding ATP-binding cassette domain-containing protein encodes MSPIIRFDQVTVTALDKIILSNISFALLPGQKAALYGKSGAGKSSVLRTLMGLHAIQSGTVYFQGEPLTSLSVRIIRNCTAYIGQEPVLGAESVREALLLPFQFKAHRHHRPTEAQLMAVLHRLQLPAATCGYFK; translated from the coding sequence ATGTCTCCGATTATTCGCTTCGATCAGGTCACGGTCACTGCCCTGGACAAAATCATTCTGTCCAACATCAGCTTCGCTCTCTTGCCCGGACAGAAAGCTGCGTTATATGGCAAATCCGGCGCCGGCAAAAGCAGTGTGCTGAGAACCCTGATGGGTCTTCATGCCATACAATCTGGAACGGTTTATTTTCAGGGCGAACCCTTAACATCACTCTCTGTTCGGATAATCCGAAACTGCACCGCTTACATTGGTCAAGAACCGGTGCTGGGGGCTGAAAGCGTAAGAGAGGCCCTTCTATTACCTTTTCAATTTAAAGCCCATCGCCATCATCGGCCCACGGAAGCTCAACTGATGGCTGTTTTGCATCGACTGCAGCTACCTGCGGCTACCTGCGGCTATTTTAAATAG
- a CDS encoding conjugal transfer protein TraF, whose translation MENSAMNRNSAVLIVLTLLFQDYAAWGADIDEPGVSYFTDKQRGWFWYEVQPEPVLKRKPEPPQPPPSLPAITAELPSKPISPTEPEPFTSAWLRKNMETYLNKAIDEPTHENVAAFYYLQRVMMDKAERFTNTARYVVMSDPQLDETVRRPVATYAANEANHQASVMADRALKAIAGQAGILFFFRSDCPYCHVQAPVLNMLEKAYGFKIYPVSLDGRPMPNDLFGSFKLDQGQAAMLGVEQTPALFLMKPPRQIVPLSQGALSLEELTSRILLAAKESDWLDATQFETIQGIRSTPRLLPTSSSISSATLQDPLSLIQALQHSAQDGRIP comes from the coding sequence ATGGAGAATTCGGCTATGAACCGAAACTCTGCCGTATTGATCGTGTTGACCCTGTTGTTCCAGGACTATGCTGCCTGGGGCGCTGATATCGATGAGCCCGGCGTTTCCTATTTCACGGACAAACAGCGCGGCTGGTTTTGGTATGAAGTCCAGCCGGAACCGGTGTTGAAACGCAAACCCGAACCGCCCCAACCGCCTCCGAGTTTGCCCGCGATCACCGCTGAACTACCCTCAAAGCCGATCTCCCCGACAGAACCAGAACCCTTCACCTCGGCCTGGCTGCGCAAAAACATGGAGACGTATCTCAACAAGGCCATTGATGAGCCGACGCATGAAAACGTCGCGGCGTTTTACTACCTGCAACGGGTGATGATGGACAAGGCCGAACGGTTTACCAACACGGCTCGCTATGTGGTAATGTCCGATCCCCAGCTGGACGAAACCGTCCGGCGTCCGGTCGCGACCTATGCCGCCAATGAAGCCAATCATCAGGCCAGTGTGATGGCGGATCGCGCATTGAAGGCCATCGCAGGCCAAGCCGGGATTTTGTTTTTCTTCCGCTCCGATTGCCCTTATTGTCATGTCCAGGCGCCGGTTCTGAATATGCTGGAGAAGGCTTACGGTTTTAAGATCTATCCGGTCTCGCTGGATGGCCGGCCGATGCCGAATGACCTGTTTGGGAGCTTCAAGCTCGATCAAGGCCAGGCCGCCATGCTGGGCGTTGAACAAACGCCTGCCCTATTTCTGATGAAACCACCCCGGCAAATCGTGCCGCTCTCGCAGGGTGCGTTGTCGCTGGAGGAACTGACCAGCCGCATCCTGCTGGCAGCCAAGGAATCGGATTGGCTGGATGCGACACAGTTCGAAACCATCCAGGGCATCCGTTCCACACCGCGGCTATTACCGACTTCGAGTAGTATCAGCTCAGCCACCCTGCAAGACCCGCTGTCATTGATTCAAGCGCTGCAACACAGTGCTCAAGACGGGAGAATTCCATGA
- a CDS encoding DUF6513 domain-containing protein, giving the protein MTEHILFLTGKLAEKQLRRTIEDMAPEFEYTVHVLGVTVAALMTVDMIQRRLTDTFGADRILVPGRCRGDLEALSQHYGIPVERGPEELNDLPEFFGKARQRPDLSRYELRIFGEVVEAPHIDVPAIIRRAEAYRRDGADVIDLGCLPATPFPHLADAIKALKSEGFLVSVDSLDPENLLLAGRAGADFLLSLNEETLWIADEVASTPVLISTPHADMDSLDRVIAKMQAKGRAFIVDPILDPIHFGFTDSIVRYHEVRRRHPDVEMMMGVGNLTELTHIDTAGMNGMLLGICSELHVRHILATQVSKHACKAIKEADLARRIMLAARESNRLPKHIDDGLMALHERAPFPLSLAEIQELQAAIRDPSFRIMITAEGIHIFNRDGLWSDNDPFALYPHLGVENDGGHAFYLGVELARAQIAQELGKRYAQDQPLTWGIHGRTAEDAPADPNCYTPQGTTLKASPASPCPTPAILDN; this is encoded by the coding sequence ATGACTGAACATATTCTGTTCCTTACCGGCAAATTGGCCGAAAAGCAATTGCGCCGGACCATTGAAGACATGGCGCCGGAGTTTGAATACACCGTCCATGTGCTGGGCGTTACGGTGGCGGCGTTGATGACAGTCGACATGATACAACGCCGCCTGACCGACACCTTTGGCGCCGACCGGATTCTGGTTCCCGGCCGCTGCCGCGGCGATTTGGAAGCCCTGTCCCAACATTATGGAATACCGGTTGAGCGAGGGCCGGAGGAATTGAACGATCTGCCCGAATTTTTTGGCAAAGCCCGGCAGCGCCCGGATTTAAGCCGCTATGAGCTGCGCATTTTCGGCGAGGTTGTCGAAGCGCCTCACATTGATGTCCCGGCCATCATTCGCCGCGCTGAGGCTTATCGGCGCGACGGCGCGGACGTCATCGACCTGGGGTGTTTGCCGGCGACGCCGTTTCCCCATTTGGCCGACGCAATCAAGGCGTTGAAGAGCGAAGGCTTTTTGGTCAGCGTCGATTCGCTCGATCCTGAGAACCTGCTGCTGGCGGGACGCGCCGGCGCCGATTTTCTGTTGAGTCTTAATGAAGAGACGCTGTGGATCGCGGATGAGGTGGCCTCGACGCCGGTGTTGATTTCCACCCCGCACGCCGATATGGATTCTCTTGACCGCGTGATCGCCAAAATGCAGGCCAAAGGCCGGGCCTTCATCGTCGATCCCATCCTCGACCCCATCCATTTTGGCTTTACCGACTCGATTGTCCGCTACCACGAAGTACGGCGGCGGCATCCGGACGTGGAAATGATGATGGGCGTGGGCAATCTCACCGAACTGACTCATATCGATACCGCCGGGATGAACGGCATGCTGTTGGGCATTTGTTCGGAGCTGCACGTCCGCCACATTCTGGCGACGCAAGTGAGCAAGCATGCCTGCAAGGCGATCAAGGAAGCCGATCTGGCTCGCCGCATCATGCTAGCCGCACGGGAAAGCAACCGATTGCCGAAGCATATTGATGATGGCCTAATGGCGCTGCATGAACGGGCACCGTTTCCGTTGTCGCTGGCCGAAATACAGGAATTACAGGCCGCCATCCGTGACCCCAGTTTTCGCATCATGATTACAGCCGAAGGAATTCACATCTTCAATCGTGACGGATTATGGTCCGACAACGATCCTTTTGCCTTATATCCGCATTTGGGCGTCGAGAACGATGGCGGGCATGCTTTTTATCTGGGCGTCGAATTGGCAAGAGCCCAAATAGCGCAGGAACTCGGCAAGCGCTACGCTCAGGATCAACCGTTGACCTGGGGCATCCATGGCCGGACCGCTGAAGACGCGCCCGCCGATCCCAATTGCTACACGCCGCAAGGGACCACGTTGAAAGCCTCGCCGGCGTCGCCTTGTCCCACGCCTGCAATTCTTGACAACTAA
- a CDS encoding methylenetetrahydrofolate reductase, with translation MNISFEIVPRNLDAFEKQYAFVQSLNDCINIINVPDIQRFDMRSWELARHVDRNQYRFIPHFRAMDFKIESGELYRIIEDYQLDNVLLVTGDPPEGLKRSYCNTDVVDLIRAVRRRFPKLNIYAGFDPHRQGMQHECHYIQRKADAGANGFFSQPFYDHRLVELFAEHMDGLETYIGISPVVTSASQNYWEVKNHVKFPKHFRPDYDWNVEFANRLIGSAAENGWHVYFMPIKVELKKYFERINLANTRPTALTGTG, from the coding sequence ATGAATATTTCGTTTGAAATCGTCCCCAGAAACTTGGATGCCTTTGAAAAACAATATGCGTTTGTGCAGAGTCTGAATGACTGCATTAACATCATCAACGTACCGGATATCCAGCGCTTCGATATGCGCAGTTGGGAACTGGCGAGACATGTCGATCGAAACCAATACCGGTTTATTCCGCATTTCCGGGCCATGGATTTCAAGATCGAAAGCGGCGAGCTGTATCGCATCATCGAGGATTACCAGCTCGACAACGTGTTACTGGTGACTGGCGATCCGCCGGAAGGCCTGAAACGCAGCTATTGCAATACCGACGTGGTAGACCTGATCCGGGCGGTACGCAGGCGCTTTCCAAAACTGAACATCTATGCCGGGTTTGATCCGCATCGACAAGGCATGCAACACGAATGCCATTATATCCAGCGCAAGGCCGATGCCGGCGCCAACGGCTTTTTTTCGCAACCGTTCTACGATCATCGGCTGGTGGAACTGTTTGCCGAACACATGGACGGCCTGGAAACCTATATCGGTATCAGCCCTGTGGTGACGTCGGCCTCGCAGAATTATTGGGAAGTGAAGAATCATGTCAAATTTCCCAAGCATTTCCGGCCCGATTACGATTGGAATGTCGAGTTCGCCAACCGGCTGATCGGCTCGGCGGCGGAGAACGGTTGGCATGTGTATTTCATGCCGATCAAGGTGGAGTTAAAAAAATATTTCGAACGCATCAATTTGGCTAATACGCGTCCAACCGCCTTAACCGGAACAGGTTGA
- a CDS encoding conjugal transfer protein TraH, producing the protein MSFVPPSFSAGCGGIDLFAGSFSFINYNQFVQLLRNIAANAAGYAFQLAIGAMCPWCASVMTDLQKKIQELNQMFSNSCRLAQGMVNDTVKAFDLQSKTNLSNVSFTQGISDVFSSWTNTSTLGDPVQQIKQNAPNDMAQKIQGNLVWRALTNQNAGAWFRFGGNSLLEAAMSISGTVIVDAPQAAPDGKGENNPVSAPPSILRIKDLIYGSDAGNSYQTVKLYSCSDGHGADQCLKPVVQNVNLVGLKQRVMEILLGSASNSNGLIVKFSTNQGQITATEQAFMQTVPDAIGGMIHNLAREDAGIAKLWAEEAAPVIALELAQLIVNDLLSAVQTAAQINDHAYAKLLMDALKDARAQIQDEYVTIAGRYGNPQTLMAFYQQLMNTVKPRQYGSVAQLPASAPAWPNP; encoded by the coding sequence GTGTCTTTCGTACCGCCTTCGTTCAGCGCCGGCTGCGGAGGAATCGATCTGTTCGCCGGCAGCTTCAGCTTCATCAATTACAATCAGTTCGTGCAACTGCTGCGGAATATCGCGGCCAATGCCGCCGGCTATGCGTTTCAACTGGCGATCGGGGCAATGTGTCCGTGGTGCGCTTCGGTGATGACCGACCTGCAAAAGAAAATCCAGGAGTTGAACCAGATGTTCAGCAACTCCTGTCGACTGGCGCAGGGCATGGTCAACGATACCGTCAAGGCGTTCGATCTGCAAAGTAAAACCAACCTATCCAATGTCTCATTCACCCAGGGCATCAGCGATGTCTTTTCGAGTTGGACCAACACCAGTACGCTGGGCGATCCGGTACAGCAGATCAAACAAAACGCGCCCAATGACATGGCGCAAAAAATCCAGGGCAATCTGGTCTGGCGGGCGTTGACCAATCAGAATGCCGGCGCCTGGTTCCGCTTCGGCGGCAATAGTCTGTTGGAGGCGGCGATGAGCATCTCCGGCACCGTCATTGTCGATGCCCCCCAAGCCGCTCCAGACGGCAAGGGCGAAAACAATCCGGTGAGTGCGCCCCCCTCCATTCTTCGCATCAAGGACCTGATCTACGGCAGCGATGCCGGCAACAGTTATCAAACCGTCAAATTGTACAGCTGTTCGGATGGCCATGGCGCCGACCAGTGCCTGAAACCGGTGGTTCAGAACGTCAATCTGGTCGGCCTCAAACAACGGGTGATGGAGATCCTGCTGGGCTCGGCCAGCAACAGCAATGGCCTGATCGTTAAATTCTCGACCAACCAGGGCCAAATCACCGCCACCGAACAGGCTTTCATGCAAACCGTACCGGATGCCATCGGCGGCATGATCCACAATCTGGCCCGTGAAGACGCCGGGATTGCCAAGCTCTGGGCCGAAGAAGCCGCGCCGGTGATCGCCTTGGAACTGGCGCAACTGATCGTCAACGATTTACTGAGTGCGGTACAGACGGCCGCGCAAATCAACGATCATGCCTATGCCAAGCTGCTGATGGATGCCCTGAAGGACGCTCGCGCACAGATCCAGGACGAATATGTCACGATCGCCGGTCGTTACGGCAACCCGCAAACCCTGATGGCGTTTTATCAGCAACTGATGAATACCGTCAAACCGCGGCAATATGGCAGTGTGGCTCAGCTCCCGGCTTCCGCACCGGCGTGGCCGAACCCTTAG
- a CDS encoding conjugal transfer protein TraG N-terminal domain-containing protein, whose protein sequence is MFEIFSVGDSAYLQAVLNAVAMISGTGDYRTAAGVGGLIGVIIIMLRALLQWDGRGIRYQDLFLAYVLWLMLYAPAVKVAIEDAYTGSVVVVDHVPLGPAVVGSVMSNMGYRSTRLFEQAFALPSMTGHGFADSLQTLTAVRRNLLSRVGLGAANAPNAGSDMETSFANYVRECTLTGVDLNLKSVDAILRDADPLNALRFDSDIYMTQIYVGGQPQTKTCTDAWADLGVVANGAFATSLENLLQQTLGVVAASDTVPKIQEAFDALAGPGIINAADYMLMSAIMPMFEKGVIGRHEDAMHWTKASMIEQAIQQRNTQWAAEQTLFSRIVRPMMAFIEGLSYAIAPIMAFVVLFGSVGLRMNIGYFSMLLWIQLWMPILAVVNLFINMSAAGKMAALTSANYNLPSMMGIYQLDMELQQWLSIGGMLAASTPAITLMLIYRGAVTATHFLGRMDGGDYVNEKIATPDVVSPGPLLNAQPLHQYSPLSAVTLTGSDKVLPTFSAGRDLNAAVASAYQASEQATSSFMHNVSATASKTHSITSEAFDSHSLGQQIASSSSHTDAYNRQYGEGFAKKHTDTGISADHFSALVAGSANAGAKLSEEALGAAISGRLQNDFKVGQDKSDSIAADIAQTVTDSQGYQAGLAKSLALDAQSGTRNVASMGLQNQSLSSLQHSASDAVSASETYQQTVSAGQRFGAQASFGAAETGLKLASDGALMERLDQALDQYGLRGDAQRLASQWKAAGWLSDSDQAYAAAGMSLLTGFSSPRYRTLDRQQSRSAEIAGYQLLGDAFHAPTSDTDWNSGKNENLKSQAPVMGAIQTRVEHADLADPRHEAEAATHQAQSQINTARGRMAAGQKSIAADHQQNLERLDQQTNTGVAEMRQLKADHFRTAIASAANNTPSAAEFSYNMLGGSIYSTAKDIEAAGAAGSLVVKQFTDSFKEARSKGKNYWESLKFAASQSYPGFAEATNTWADQRVNEVADRLTPTQQAYYRAAMFEAFAGIAIAGDNNGNMGAAKQRLLAEEGETDGNNIAKLLRSAAGQNRGDLIDQIGNFNRAQGRIKS, encoded by the coding sequence ATGTTCGAAATCTTCTCCGTCGGCGATTCTGCCTACCTGCAAGCCGTGTTAAATGCGGTCGCGATGATCTCCGGAACCGGCGATTACCGCACCGCCGCCGGTGTAGGCGGTTTGATCGGCGTGATCATCATCATGCTGCGGGCTTTACTGCAATGGGATGGTCGGGGCATTCGCTATCAGGATCTGTTTTTGGCGTATGTCTTGTGGCTGATGCTGTATGCGCCCGCCGTCAAGGTCGCGATTGAAGATGCCTATACCGGCAGTGTGGTCGTGGTCGACCACGTGCCGTTGGGACCGGCCGTCGTCGGCAGCGTCATGTCGAACATGGGGTATCGGTCGACCCGCCTGTTCGAACAGGCCTTTGCCCTGCCCTCGATGACCGGCCATGGTTTTGCCGATAGTTTGCAAACCTTGACCGCGGTTCGGAGGAACCTGCTTTCCCGGGTCGGCTTGGGCGCCGCCAATGCTCCCAATGCCGGCAGCGACATGGAAACCTCCTTTGCCAATTATGTCCGGGAATGCACCCTGACCGGGGTGGACTTGAATCTGAAATCGGTCGACGCCATTTTACGCGATGCCGATCCCCTCAATGCGCTTCGGTTCGACTCCGACATCTACATGACCCAAATCTATGTCGGTGGCCAGCCGCAAACCAAAACCTGCACCGATGCCTGGGCGGATTTGGGCGTGGTCGCAAATGGCGCTTTCGCTACCTCCCTGGAAAATCTGTTGCAGCAAACCTTGGGTGTCGTCGCCGCAAGCGATACCGTGCCGAAAATTCAGGAGGCCTTTGATGCCTTGGCCGGCCCCGGCATCATTAATGCGGCCGATTATATGTTGATGTCGGCGATTATGCCGATGTTCGAAAAAGGCGTCATCGGCCGGCATGAGGATGCGATGCACTGGACCAAAGCCTCGATGATCGAACAAGCCATCCAGCAGCGCAATACCCAATGGGCGGCGGAGCAGACCTTGTTTTCCAGGATTGTCCGCCCGATGATGGCGTTTATCGAGGGCTTGAGCTATGCGATTGCGCCGATCATGGCGTTCGTGGTGCTGTTCGGCAGCGTGGGATTGCGGATGAACATCGGTTACTTTTCCATGCTGCTCTGGATTCAGTTATGGATGCCGATTCTCGCGGTGGTGAATTTGTTCATCAATATGTCGGCGGCCGGCAAAATGGCGGCGTTGACCTCAGCCAACTACAATCTGCCGTCGATGATGGGCATTTACCAGCTCGACATGGAATTACAGCAATGGCTGTCGATCGGCGGCATGTTGGCGGCCTCGACCCCGGCGATCACCTTGATGCTGATTTACCGCGGCGCCGTGACCGCCACGCATTTTCTGGGACGGATGGACGGCGGCGATTATGTCAACGAGAAAATCGCCACCCCGGATGTGGTCAGCCCCGGACCGCTATTGAACGCACAACCCCTGCATCAGTACAGCCCTCTGTCGGCGGTCACCCTGACCGGAAGCGACAAGGTCTTGCCGACCTTTTCCGCAGGGCGTGACCTAAACGCGGCCGTGGCGTCCGCCTATCAGGCGTCCGAACAAGCCACGAGCAGTTTCATGCACAACGTGTCGGCGACGGCATCAAAAACCCACAGTATCACCAGCGAGGCGTTTGACAGCCATTCCCTGGGCCAGCAGATCGCCAGCAGTTCGAGTCATACCGATGCCTATAACCGGCAGTACGGTGAAGGCTTCGCCAAGAAGCATACCGATACCGGGATTTCAGCGGATCACTTCTCGGCATTGGTGGCCGGCAGCGCGAATGCAGGCGCCAAATTGTCCGAAGAGGCCTTGGGCGCTGCCATTTCAGGCCGGTTACAGAACGATTTTAAAGTCGGCCAGGATAAGTCCGATTCGATCGCCGCGGATATTGCGCAAACGGTGACAGACAGCCAGGGTTATCAGGCGGGGCTTGCGAAAAGTTTAGCCCTGGACGCACAATCCGGCACCCGTAACGTGGCCTCCATGGGCTTGCAAAACCAATCGTTATCGTCGTTACAACACAGTGCATCCGATGCCGTTTCTGCGTCGGAAACCTATCAACAAACGGTCTCCGCCGGGCAACGCTTCGGAGCCCAGGCCAGCTTTGGCGCCGCGGAAACCGGCTTGAAACTGGCCAGTGACGGCGCATTAATGGAACGACTGGATCAAGCGCTGGATCAGTATGGCCTCCGCGGGGATGCACAGCGATTAGCTTCGCAATGGAAAGCGGCCGGTTGGCTGTCCGATAGCGACCAGGCCTATGCGGCGGCGGGCATGTCCTTGTTAACCGGCTTTTCCTCTCCCCGCTATCGAACCCTGGATAGGCAGCAGTCGCGGAGCGCGGAAATCGCGGGCTACCAGTTACTGGGTGATGCGTTTCATGCGCCCACATCCGATACTGACTGGAATTCAGGGAAAAACGAAAACCTGAAATCCCAGGCACCCGTCATGGGCGCAATCCAAACGCGGGTTGAACATGCAGACCTGGCTGATCCTCGACACGAAGCTGAAGCCGCTACTCACCAGGCACAGAGCCAAATCAACACCGCTCGTGGTCGGATGGCGGCGGGTCAGAAGTCGATTGCGGCCGATCATCAGCAGAACCTCGAGCGTTTGGATCAACAGACGAATACGGGGGTTGCCGAGATGAGGCAACTGAAAGCCGATCATTTTAGAACGGCAATTGCTTCAGCGGCGAACAACACTCCCTCAGCAGCGGAGTTTTCTTACAACATGCTGGGTGGTAGTATTTATAGCACGGCTAAGGATATTGAGGCCGCCGGAGCCGCCGGAAGTCTAGTTGTGAAACAATTTACAGACAGTTTTAAAGAAGCCCGTTCTAAAGGTAAAAACTATTGGGAGTCACTTAAATTTGCTGCATCGCAGTCATATCCTGGATTTGCTGAAGCAACAAATACTTGGGCAGATCAGCGGGTGAATGAAGTGGCCGACAGACTCACACCGACTCAACAAGCCTATTACCGAGCCGCTATGTTTGAAGCCTTTGCTGGAATTGCGATTGCTGGAGATAATAATGGCAATATGGGTGCAGCAAAACAACGGCTGCTTGCTGAAGAAGGTGAAACTGACGGCAACAATATCGCGAAGTTGTTAAGAAGTGCCGCCGGGCAGAACAGGGGCGATTTGATTGATCAAATTGGGAACTTTAATCGAGCCCAAGGGCGGATTAAAAGCTAA
- a CDS encoding IS630 family transposase (programmed frameshift), translating to MPALKYKVNLTEDEKRGLEAMINKGKAAARHLTRARILLKAAAGIQDKDIIQALGVSESMVLTTRQRCVEEGPEAALKERPRPGRAPKLTEKQAAHIIALACSEAPTGHDHWTLRLLADKVVELAYADRCSYETIRQLLKKHSLKPWQKQEWCIPEVSAEFVAAMEDVLDLYEEPYDPLRPVVCFDESPKQLIAEVRQPLPPEPGQPARYDTGYERKGVCDLMMICEPKRGFRQVDITARRTKIEFAHSMKHIAELYPDAAVIRVVLDNLNTHKMASLYEAFPAEQARELARRLEFHYTPKHGSWLNIAEIELAVLSNMCLSQRIPDTESLRREVEANILPRNTKATPVNWRFTTQQARRKLARLYPCVSS from the exons ATGCCAGCTCTTAAATACAAAGTCAATCTGACTGAAGACGAAAAGCGTGGCTTGGAAGCCATGATCAACAAAGGAAAAGCCGCGGCACGCCATCTGACACGCGCGCGAATTTTATTAAAAGCGGCAGCGGGTATTCAGGATAAAGACATTATCCAAGCTTTGGGTGTCTCGGAATCAATGGTGTTGACGACGCGCCAACGGTGTGTGGAAGAAGGCCCGGAAGCCGCCCTGAAAGAACGCCCCCGTCCAGGACGTGCCCCAAAACTGACGGAGAAGCAGGCCGCCCATATTATCGCCTTGGCTTGTAGTGAGGCGCCGACAGGGCATGATCACTGGACCTTGCGGTTGTTGGCGGACAAAGTGGTGGAATTAGCGTATGCCGACCGTTGCAGCTATGAAACCATCCGTCAGCTTTTAAAAAAACACTC TCTCAAACCCTGGCAGAAGCAAGAGTGGTGCATTCCCGAGGTGAGTGCTGAATTTGTCGCGGCGATGGAAGACGTGCTGGACCTTTATGAAGAACCCTACGATCCGTTACGCCCGGTTGTGTGTTTCGACGAAAGTCCGAAGCAACTCATTGCGGAAGTCCGCCAACCTCTCCCGCCTGAGCCCGGTCAACCGGCCCGCTATGACACCGGCTATGAACGGAAAGGCGTCTGCGATTTGATGATGATCTGCGAACCTAAACGCGGTTTTCGGCAGGTGGACATCACCGCGCGGCGGACCAAAATCGAATTCGCGCACAGCATGAAGCATATCGCTGAACTTTATCCGGACGCGGCGGTGATCCGGGTGGTGCTGGACAATCTGAATACCCATAAAATGGCGTCTTTGTATGAAGCCTTTCCAGCAGAGCAAGCCCGTGAATTGGCGCGACGGCTGGAGTTCCACTACACGCCCAAGCATGGCAGTTGGCTAAACATCGCTGAGATCGAACTGGCCGTCTTGTCGAACATGTGTTTATCACAGCGGATACCGGACACAGAGAGCCTCCGGCGTGAGGTCGAAGCCAATATCCTACCGCGCAACACCAAGGCGACGCCCGTCAATTGGCGATTTACGACGCAACAGGCACGACGTAAACTGGCTCGCCTGTATCCTTGTGTTTCTTCGTGA
- a CDS encoding P-loop NTPase family protein codes for MDKKVYLLDEVTSALDRESKQAVFEVFSDPQLTVLSVSHDPEWMERCDIVIELETGILNKIERHGNP; via the coding sequence TTGGATAAAAAAGTGTATTTGCTCGACGAGGTCACCAGTGCTCTGGACAGAGAAAGCAAACAGGCTGTTTTCGAGGTTTTCTCTGACCCCCAACTGACCGTGCTTTCTGTCAGTCACGATCCTGAGTGGATGGAACGCTGTGATATCGTTATTGAACTGGAAACCGGTATTCTGAACAAGATAGAGCGCCATGGAAACCCTTGA
- a CDS encoding ABC transporter permease gives METLDIALPQMAILYAFCLIPWLLLWLIGLRLSRDLVIGIVRMTIQLSLVGIYLKALFNLNDPWLNGLWILVMLIVADLSILRRAGVKARYFALATFTAIGSSILFSTGYLVALVIQPAHFYEARYVVPLAGMILGNCLQGNVIALERFYSALRKNENEYATFLMLGATRREAVRPYFREGVKAAINPTLASMATMGVVSLPGMMTGQILGGSEPWLAVKYQIAIMICIFTSSTIATIINLKLSLNIAFNEFDVLKDEVFARR, from the coding sequence ATGGAAACCCTTGATATTGCACTGCCGCAGATGGCGATCCTTTATGCCTTTTGTTTGATACCCTGGTTATTGCTCTGGCTGATCGGTTTGCGTCTAAGCCGGGATCTCGTCATCGGCATCGTGCGGATGACTATTCAGTTATCCCTGGTGGGAATCTATTTAAAAGCCCTTTTCAATCTTAACGATCCTTGGTTGAACGGACTATGGATACTGGTCATGTTGATTGTGGCGGATCTGAGTATTCTGCGGCGCGCTGGCGTTAAAGCGCGATATTTTGCGCTAGCCACCTTTACCGCAATAGGTTCAAGCATACTGTTCTCCACCGGCTATCTGGTAGCGCTGGTTATCCAACCGGCGCATTTTTACGAGGCCCGCTATGTCGTGCCTTTAGCCGGCATGATTCTCGGTAATTGTCTGCAAGGCAACGTCATTGCGTTGGAACGCTTCTATTCGGCTCTCCGCAAAAACGAAAATGAATATGCGACTTTTCTAATGCTCGGTGCCACACGCCGGGAAGCTGTTCGTCCTTATTTTCGAGAGGGCGTTAAAGCGGCGATCAACCCCACCCTGGCCAGTATGGCCACAATGGGCGTGGTTTCTTTGCCCGGCATGATGACGGGACAAATTCTCGGTGGAAGTGAGCCGTGGCTGGCGGTGAAATATCAAATCGCCATCATGATCTGTATTTTTACCAGCTCTACCATCGCCACCATCATCAACTTGAAACTCAGTCTGAATATCGCATTCAATGAGTTTGATGTGTTGAAGGATGAGGTTTTTGCGCGGCGTTGA